The following proteins are co-located in the Candidatus Woesearchaeota archaeon genome:
- a CDS encoding BatA domain-containing protein produces the protein MALIQIGYMLGLWALLFLAPFIVLYLIRPKPKEMNIPSLMFFMRQSKMSRITSFFKTFIRDLIFLMQLIVLASLAFSIAQPYKMYSHDVSSENTVFVIDVSASSKSVEDSKLIFDKIIEKAQSLIGRRNTVVLAKDAPLVALQDASSGETSDYLKTLKPLGTASKIGDAIILAGELMSGKKGRVIAISDFINTGGQDPNVAKKVLLSKGLSVDFINVRSKSSGNVGFTDINIKEGSTTAYIKNFNEEIKTIKLAVGSKETELTINPKSTEAYSFETPPGITKLEIKTKDDFAVDNIAYMSVPSNKKIRVLLITNNQSAFLANALKASGAVDVSISEPPIIAKDSYDIYIIHNIDKAQILPGTFEDLLKRVNDGASLIIHAQEESASIDYRGALPLAITGTAESAFINTEQTTKFTKNINFGRVNSYFSTRAHKGTVIASASNSSMLSTEKRGSGNVFYYGILEKASDFKFSPDYPIFWTELLNSLIDRMDIKSLNYRTGNMLILDKVETIETPSKKIKQATLILEEQGLYKVGGKTIAVNLLNERESNIAPSESYGQKGEEFVLKPVKEQRKFQLEIPLLIASALILMLELLYIKIRGEI, from the coding sequence ATGGCACTAATTCAAATCGGCTATATGCTTGGATTGTGGGCATTGCTGTTCCTTGCCCCATTCATCGTTCTTTATCTCATACGGCCAAAGCCAAAGGAGATGAATATTCCTTCATTGATGTTCTTCATGCGCCAGTCAAAAATGAGCAGGATAACATCATTCTTCAAGACATTCATAAGGGACCTTATTTTTCTGATGCAGCTGATTGTCTTAGCTTCTCTGGCATTCTCAATTGCGCAGCCCTATAAGATGTACAGCCATGATGTTTCTTCAGAAAACACTGTTTTTGTGATAGATGTTTCAGCAAGCTCAAAGTCAGTTGAGGACTCAAAACTCATTTTTGACAAAATAATAGAAAAGGCCCAAAGCCTTATCGGAAGAAGAAATACCGTTGTTCTCGCAAAAGACGCACCATTAGTTGCATTGCAGGATGCATCATCAGGCGAAACATCGGATTATTTAAAAACACTGAAGCCATTGGGCACAGCCTCAAAAATAGGTGATGCCATAATACTTGCAGGTGAATTAATGTCCGGTAAAAAAGGCCGCGTTATTGCAATAAGCGACTTCATCAATACAGGCGGCCAGGATCCTAATGTTGCGAAAAAAGTTCTGCTTTCAAAAGGCCTTTCAGTTGATTTCATCAATGTCAGGAGCAAAAGCTCAGGCAATGTTGGATTTACAGACATCAATATAAAGGAGGGTTCGACAACAGCATACATAAAGAATTTTAATGAAGAGATAAAAACAATAAAGCTCGCTGTTGGCAGCAAGGAAACAGAGCTGACAATCAACCCAAAATCAACAGAAGCATATTCATTTGAAACTCCGCCAGGCATTACAAAGCTGGAAATAAAAACAAAGGATGATTTTGCAGTTGACAACATAGCGTATATGAGCGTTCCATCCAATAAAAAAATAAGAGTGTTATTAATAACAAACAACCAGTCCGCATTCCTTGCAAATGCATTGAAGGCATCCGGAGCTGTTGATGTTTCAATATCAGAGCCGCCGATAATTGCGAAAGACAGCTATGACATTTATATAATTCATAACATTGACAAAGCGCAGATATTGCCGGGCACATTCGAGGATCTACTGAAAAGGGTAAATGATGGAGCAAGCTTGATTATCCATGCGCAGGAGGAATCCGCAAGTATAGACTATAGGGGGGCATTGCCTCTTGCAATTACAGGAACTGCAGAAAGCGCCTTCATAAACACAGAACAAACAACTAAATTTACAAAAAACATAAATTTCGGCAGGGTTAATTCTTATTTTTCAACAAGAGCCCACAAAGGAACAGTCATTGCATCAGCATCAAACAGCTCGATGTTATCAACGGAAAAGAGGGGAAGCGGCAATGTATTTTATTACGGAATCCTTGAAAAGGCATCAGATTTCAAGTTCTCTCCTGATTATCCTATCTTTTGGACAGAGCTGCTTAACTCGCTTATTGACAGGATGGACATAAAAAGCCTTAATTACAGGACAGGTAATATGCTGATCCTTGATAAGGTAGAAACAATAGAAACTCCGTCAAAGAAGATAAAGCAGGCAACATTGATTTTAGAAGAGCAGGGATTGTACAAAGTCGGAGGCAAAACTATTGCAGTCAATCTTCTGAATGAGCGCGAATCAAACATTGCGCCGTCTGAATCATACGGCCAGAAAGGCGAGGAATTTGTTTTAAAGCCTGTAAAGGAGCAGAGAAAATTCCAGCTCGAAATTCCCCTGCTTATTGCATCCGCGCTTATCTTGATGCTAGAATTGCTTTATATAAAAATAAGAGGCGAGATATAA
- a CDS encoding type II toxin-antitoxin system RelE/ParE family toxin: MFEFDISDELKVLIRKLSKRDKIRAEALNKKVKEAINNDLNSIDRYKNCRYDLKEYKRVHIDKSFVLLFKVYKEKSMIYFWKLEHHDEAYKK, translated from the coding sequence ATGTTTGAATTTGACATTTCAGATGAGTTAAAGGTATTAATAAGAAAGCTGTCAAAAAGGGACAAGATAAGGGCTGAAGCATTGAATAAGAAGGTCAAAGAGGCAATAAACAATGACCTGAATTCAATAGACAGGTATAAAAATTGCAGATATGACTTAAAGGAATACAAAAGGGTTCATATTGATAAAAGTTTTGTTTTGCTGTTCAAGGTCTATAAGGAAAAGAGCATGATCTATTTCTGGAAACTGGAGCATCATGATGAAGCATATAAGAAATAA
- a CDS encoding DUF2683 family protein: protein MNVKVSEYTNRVLGVIKETFGLKDKAAALDKFADMFGEEFIEKEVNEEVVAEMIKSCEEWEKRHKFKRKMSIRELDKLCGIED from the coding sequence ATGAACGTAAAGGTAAGTGAGTACACAAACAGGGTTTTGGGCGTTATCAAGGAAACTTTTGGCTTAAAAGACAAGGCAGCAGCCCTTGACAAATTTGCAGATATGTTTGGGGAAGAATTCATAGAGAAAGAGGTTAATGAAGAAGTTGTAGCAGAGATGATCAAAAGCTGCGAAGAATGGGAGAAAAGGCATAAGTTCAAAAGAAAAATGTCCATAAGGGAATTGGACAAATTATGCGGCATTGAGGACTAG
- a CDS encoding VWA domain-containing protein, translating to MNFISYAFKHVEYPYVILILAVFLVLIFLTLRTEFVKIREDKEFIDRKIKTRKWMHVTRTLIFICVFIAIASPFIEMQKTLGGDAVVKLIADNSTSMKLFKNEASLLASQLEKKTHSEFKVFGSEYSSDIGDSILSDIGQYGSILLFSDGNNNIGADLGDVAFYAAKMNATINAVNLQPEHDDARIVIAGPSKTTEGTEETFVIDIAAAGNIGSYHVAVDIDGNAVYNDVTSKKQIQIKHSFSIGYHKITAKLDINDYFSENNIYYKTVKVVQRPKILFVSEESSPLAILLNKLYDVDIKSSVPSALEQYYSVVINNVKAGKLNDEVDKFTSFISDGNGMVVVGGPSAFERGNYKDSVFELLLPSFVATPGKKEGDVNVVILIDISGSTGAMFGVKGKTVDVEKALAIGVLQDLKFDDKLAVIAFNNKAYLVSEPSYVMEKVDLDDKIASLQDQGGTLIGLGIMKSIDILRTLKGSKNIILISDGQSQQDDDAIASAKLAANNGIKIYTVGVGPSTNEILMKQLASLSNGIYFRATDSSRLKILFGDVDKNRQSNEFSLVVLDRDHFITSDLDLKATITGYNAVVPKSTAKMLVTTDNGNPIVNAWRLGLGKVITIATDDGTRWAAELLAEDNSKLIVRSMNWAIGDPERRSKQSVDIPDTRVNEPTEATIKSETLPAYENLVKIGENTYSATLTPEKTGFTNAYGAVFAANYPKELEYIGVNEKLRSLVESTGGKFFNSNQLEEIIDYTKTKSMRQITSKESIRWPFIIAAIVILLIEIFIRRGYRKE from the coding sequence ATGAACTTCATATCATACGCGTTTAAGCACGTGGAATATCCTTATGTTATCTTAATACTTGCAGTTTTTCTTGTATTGATTTTCCTTACTCTGAGGACAGAATTTGTGAAAATAAGGGAAGACAAGGAATTCATAGACAGAAAAATAAAGACGAGAAAATGGATGCATGTTACGAGAACTTTGATATTCATATGCGTATTTATCGCTATTGCCTCTCCTTTCATTGAAATGCAAAAAACCCTTGGAGGAGATGCTGTTGTAAAGCTGATTGCTGATAATTCCACATCAATGAAATTGTTCAAAAACGAGGCATCTTTGCTGGCATCCCAGCTTGAGAAAAAAACACATTCTGAATTCAAGGTATTCGGCTCAGAATACAGCTCAGATATCGGAGATTCCATTCTCTCGGATATTGGCCAATACGGCAGCATACTTCTCTTTTCTGACGGCAACAACAACATAGGCGCTGACTTGGGAGATGTTGCCTTTTATGCAGCAAAAATGAATGCAACAATAAATGCAGTTAACCTGCAGCCAGAGCATGATGATGCCCGCATCGTAATAGCAGGCCCGTCAAAAACAACAGAAGGCACAGAGGAAACATTTGTCATAGATATAGCAGCAGCAGGAAATATAGGCTCTTATCATGTTGCAGTTGATATTGACGGCAATGCTGTTTATAATGATGTAACGAGCAAAAAGCAGATTCAGATAAAACATTCATTCAGCATCGGCTATCACAAAATAACAGCAAAACTCGATATAAATGACTATTTCAGCGAAAACAATATATATTATAAAACAGTCAAGGTTGTCCAAAGGCCAAAAATATTGTTTGTTTCAGAAGAAAGCTCGCCTTTGGCGATATTGCTGAATAAGCTGTATGATGTTGATATTAAAAGCTCTGTTCCAAGCGCTCTTGAGCAGTATTATTCAGTTGTAATAAATAACGTAAAGGCAGGCAAGCTCAATGATGAAGTTGATAAGTTTACAAGCTTCATATCAGACGGCAATGGCATGGTTGTTGTTGGCGGACCGAGCGCATTTGAAAGGGGCAACTACAAGGATTCTGTTTTTGAGCTTTTGCTGCCTTCTTTTGTCGCAACTCCCGGAAAAAAAGAGGGCGATGTCAATGTTGTTATTTTGATCGACATATCAGGCAGCACAGGCGCAATGTTTGGAGTAAAGGGAAAAACAGTTGATGTTGAAAAGGCGCTTGCAATCGGGGTTCTTCAGGACCTTAAATTTGATGACAAGCTGGCTGTTATTGCATTCAACAACAAAGCTTATCTGGTTTCAGAGCCAAGCTATGTAATGGAAAAAGTTGATTTGGATGATAAGATTGCAAGCCTGCAGGACCAGGGAGGCACATTAATCGGCCTGGGCATAATGAAGTCAATAGATATTTTAAGGACACTAAAGGGAAGCAAGAATATAATACTTATAAGCGATGGCCAGTCCCAGCAGGATGATGATGCAATAGCATCTGCAAAGCTTGCAGCAAACAACGGAATAAAAATATATACAGTGGGTGTAGGGCCTTCAACAAACGAAATTTTAATGAAACAGCTTGCTTCGCTATCAAATGGCATTTATTTCAGGGCAACAGACTCATCAAGGCTGAAAATACTTTTCGGGGATGTTGACAAGAACAGGCAGTCTAATGAATTCAGCCTTGTTGTGCTTGACAGGGATCATTTCATAACGAGCGACCTGGATTTGAAAGCAACAATTACAGGCTATAATGCAGTTGTTCCGAAATCAACAGCAAAGATGCTCGTAACAACAGACAACGGAAACCCAATAGTGAATGCCTGGCGCCTTGGCCTGGGAAAGGTTATAACAATTGCAACAGATGACGGAACAAGATGGGCAGCAGAGCTTCTTGCTGAAGACAATTCAAAATTAATTGTAAGGTCGATGAACTGGGCAATAGGCGATCCAGAAAGGCGAAGCAAGCAGTCTGTTGACATTCCGGATACAAGGGTTAACGAGCCAACTGAAGCAACAATAAAATCAGAAACACTTCCTGCTTATGAAAATCTTGTAAAGATCGGCGAGAACACATATTCAGCAACCTTGACTCCTGAAAAAACCGGCTTTACAAATGCATATGGGGCTGTATTCGCTGCAAACTATCCAAAGGAGCTTGAGTACATTGGCGTTAATGAAAAATTAAGGAGCCTTGTTGAAAGCACAGGGGGAAAATTTTTTAATTCGAACCAGCTGGAGGAGATCATAGATTACACAAAAACAAAATCAATGAGGCAGATAACATCAAAAGAAAGCATCAGATGGCCGTTTATAATCGCAGCAATTGTTATTCTGCTGATTGAGATATTTATAAGGAGAGGGTATAGAAAAGAATAA